The sequence GTGGCTTAACATCACTAGTTAAAGCCGGGTTTGAGACGCTGGTGGAAGCAGGATACCAAAAAGAAGTTGCCTATTTTGAGTGTATGCATGAGCTGAAATTAATCGTGGATTTAATGTATGAACAAGGACTGGAAGGTATGAGACACTCGATTTCGGACACAGCTCAATGGGGAGATTTTGTATCAGGCCCGCGTGTTATTAATGAAGAAACAAAGGCGCGCATGAAGGAAGTGTTGGAGGATATTCAATCAGGCAAGTTTGCCGAAGGCTGGATTTTGGAAAACGAGACGAATCGGGCTGAGTTCAACGCCATTAACGATCGGGAAAAGCAGCATCCAATTGAAGAGGTTGGGAAAGAGCTGAGAAAAATGATGCCATTCGTCCAGCAAAAAGCAAAGAGAGCATTCGTTAACAGCGTGAGTGAATAATAAAAATAATGATATCGAGGTGGGCCCATTGGGAATTTGCTAAAGAGCATCAACATTGATGAAGCAATGGAAAAACTGAAGGATAAAGTGCATCGAACTCCTTTAAAGCAAAGTGCGACTTTAAATTTCTTAACGAATGCTGACGTATATTTGAAACTTGAAAACCTGCAAAAAACGGGATCGTTCAAGCTTAGGGGAGCGATGAATAAAATCTTATCCTTGTCAGAACAGGAAATGAAAAAAGGAATTCTTGCTGCTTCTGCCGGCAACCATGCCCAGGGGGTAGCCATGGCATCTTCGTTAAGGGGCATCAGATCAAAAATCTATATGCCGAAGCATACTCCTTTTTCCAAGGCTTCTGCAACAAAGGGATATGGTGCGGACATTGTCCTGGTCGGCGAAACGTACGATGAATCCTATCAAAAAGCCGCAGAAGAAATGAACCAGAAAGGCAGCACCTTTGTTCATGCGTTTGACGATGCATTGGTGATTGCGGGGCAAGGGACAATAGGAATGGAAATGCTGCAGCAAAATGACCAATTGGACGTCATTTTTGTGCCTATTGGCGGTGGCGGGCTAATCTCAGGAGTAGCACTTGCCATCAAAGCCATCAAGCCAACTGTTAAAATCATTGGTGTGCAGGCAGTTGGGGCGGCTGCCACCTTTCAAAAATTCACTGGACAAAAATTGAAGCCGACACATGCTATCCACACAATCGCTGATGGAATTATGGTAAAGGAACCCGGAGTGATGACCTATCCTATCATTGAGAAGTTTGTAGATGAAATCGTAACCGTAACCGATGAAGAAATTGCCCATGCCATCATGTTCATGCTTGAAAGAGAGAAAATGCTGGTCGAAGGGGCTGGCGCCGCAGCATTGGCAGCTATTTTATACAAAAAGGTTCATGTATATGGCAAGAAAATAGGGTGCGTCATCAGTGGTGGGAATGCAGACCCCGTTAATATTCAAACCTATAAGGAAATGACAAAATCAATGAAGAAAATCGGATAACGAATAGTTTTAAACGAACAGCTTTCCTTGCACTGATGAGGAAAGCTGCTTTTATATTAATCAAATACCCCTATTGCTGAAAAAATTGCAATCCTAAGTACGTGATCAATCAACGTATTTGATAAAACTGTAGTCGTGAAATAGGATGGGGTTTTATAAGGAAAAAAGCTCAAGCCCCTTCCTATCGGACACTTACCTCATGTTCCAGCTTCTGTTTTGTCCGATAGAGCCATCCTATCGGACACTTATGTCATGTTCCAGCTTCCGTTTGTCCGATAGAGCCATCCTATCGGACACTTATGTCATGTTCCAGCTTCTGTTTGTCCGATAGAGCCTTCTTATCGGACACTTATCTCATGTTCCAGCTTCCGTTTGTCCGATAGAGCCATCCTATTGGACACTTATCTCATGTTCCAGTTTCTGTTTGTCCAATAGAGCCTTCTTATCGGACACTTATGTCATGTTCCAGCTTCTGTTTGTCCGACAGAGCCATCCTATCGGACACTTATCTCATGTTCCAGCTTCTGTTTGTCCGATAGAGCCTTCTTATCGGACACTTATCTCATGTTCCAGCTTCCGTTTGTCCGATAGAGCCATCCTATTGGACACTTTTCTTACGTTCCAGCTTCTATATGTCCGATATGACTTAACCTTCCATCCTGGATGAAAAATGTAACATCCTGTTCATCGTCCATTCATATAAGAGGTTTATTCTAAGGAAGTCAAAGAGAGAATGGAGGATGGAATGATGAACCTTGCCTGGAAAGAAATTAAGAAAAATAAAGTGCGATTTTTAATATTAGGTTCCATTGTTTTTCTGGTTAGTTTCTTAACCTTTATTATTTCTGGTTTAGCCAATGGATTATCACAGGATAATGCTTCATTAATTAAGGATTTACCAGACGGATATTTTTATTTGAATGCAGATGCTGATGAAACTTTTAATCTGTCCAAAATAGATAACCGTATCCAGGAAGAGTTATTAAATAATCAGAAAGATGCTGCAGCACTTTCAATTCAGATGGGCTTTTTGAATGATGTGAATGGGAAACAACAAAGCGTGGCTTTTGTAACTTCAACCGACTCAAACATATTTAAGGACGTAGAACCCGGAGAGGTTTGGCTGGATCGTTCAATGGAGGATAAGGGAATAAAAGTTGGGGATACGTTAACGAACAATCAATTCAGTGGCGAGTTTATTGTAAAAGGTTTTGTTGAACAAACGAAATTCAGCCATGCACCTGTTGCTTTCATTAATATAGAAAACTACAAAGAAATTTATCGAGTAGAGGAAATGCAGCTGGTATTCGTACCTGGGGAAGATAAGCCAGAAGAAGTGAATGGTTTACAGTCATTTTCTAAGAAGGAATTTCTCAATAGTATTCCAAGTTATAATGCAGAACAAATGTCTCTTAATATGATTGTCTGGTTCCTGGTAGTAATCAGTGGAATGCTGTTCGCCATCTTCTTCTATATGATGAACGTTCAAAAAATTGGGTTGTACGGTATTCTAAAAGCAATCGGTCTAAAAACAAGCCAATTATTCAGGATGATGTGGGCACAGATGATTTTTATTACAGTGATTTCACTTGCTTTGTCTATGGCATTTAGTCAAATTTTTAATATGATTGCACCACAAGAAATGCCTTTTAGTTTACCAATTGAGACAACGGCGCAATTGTCAATAGTATTCCTGATCATAGGATTTGTAGGAGCTACATTGTCAGGTATTCAAATCAAAAAGGTCGAGCCACTGCATGCGATACAACAAGGAGAGTTGTAAAATGGCATTATTTCAAATTGATGAAGTTAGAAAAACGTTTACTAATGGGGAAGTAAAAGAAGAAATACTGAAAGGAATTAATCTTACTCTTAACGAAGGAGAAATAATCGCCTTAGTGGGTGCATCCGGTTCCGGTAAAAGCACGCTTCTAACAATAGCAGCGGGCCTCCAGCCTGCTTCGGAAGGACAAGTGATTTTTGAAGGCGAAAGTTTGACGGCCATGAGTCCAGAGCAGATCAGAAAAATACGGGCAAGTAAATTCGGTTTTGTTTTTCAATTTGCACACCTTGTTCCGTTCCTGACAGTTGAAGAACAACTTATGCTCATGTTAGATGTTTCAGAATCAAAGCTAGAGAAACGTGAACAAAAAGGAGAAATTAAAAGGATTTTGCAATTAGTGGGAATGGAACATCGGAAAAATGCTTACCCATCT comes from Mesobacillus jeotgali and encodes:
- the ilvA gene encoding threonine ammonia-lyase is translated as MLKSINIDEAMEKLKDKVHRTPLKQSATLNFLTNADVYLKLENLQKTGSFKLRGAMNKILSLSEQEMKKGILAASAGNHAQGVAMASSLRGIRSKIYMPKHTPFSKASATKGYGADIVLVGETYDESYQKAAEEMNQKGSTFVHAFDDALVIAGQGTIGMEMLQQNDQLDVIFVPIGGGGLISGVALAIKAIKPTVKIIGVQAVGAAATFQKFTGQKLKPTHAIHTIADGIMVKEPGVMTYPIIEKFVDEIVTVTDEEIAHAIMFMLEREKMLVEGAGAAALAAILYKKVHVYGKKIGCVISGGNADPVNIQTYKEMTKSMKKIG
- a CDS encoding ABC transporter permease yields the protein MNLAWKEIKKNKVRFLILGSIVFLVSFLTFIISGLANGLSQDNASLIKDLPDGYFYLNADADETFNLSKIDNRIQEELLNNQKDAAALSIQMGFLNDVNGKQQSVAFVTSTDSNIFKDVEPGEVWLDRSMEDKGIKVGDTLTNNQFSGEFIVKGFVEQTKFSHAPVAFINIENYKEIYRVEEMQLVFVPGEDKPEEVNGLQSFSKKEFLNSIPSYNAEQMSLNMIVWFLVVISGMLFAIFFYMMNVQKIGLYGILKAIGLKTSQLFRMMWAQMIFITVISLALSMAFSQIFNMIAPQEMPFSLPIETTAQLSIVFLIIGFVGATLSGIQIKKVEPLHAIQQGEL
- a CDS encoding ABC transporter ATP-binding protein — its product is MALFQIDEVRKTFTNGEVKEEILKGINLTLNEGEIIALVGASGSGKSTLLTIAAGLQPASEGQVIFEGESLTAMSPEQIRKIRASKFGFVFQFAHLVPFLTVEEQLMLMLDVSESKLEKREQKGEIKRILQLVGMEHRKNAYPSSLSGGEKQRVAIARAIIHKPQVLFADEPTASLDSKRSKDIMTLIRDLTKKLNITTLMVTHDEEMLSYADHIIKMSDGQIAE